One stretch of Arachis duranensis cultivar V14167 chromosome 1, aradu.V14167.gnm2.J7QH, whole genome shotgun sequence DNA includes these proteins:
- the LOC107468791 gene encoding uncharacterized protein LOC107468791 has protein sequence MVQLSKQERLWRLVSVVSAVIGLICYALSSSFNHLFGNWKPWKIIFYTLFSSITFLVAVLAKDWKKSTTLRFIASKWQRFRIIRFRSVTTFLVMVSTTVFSFFSDRAAAEVAKPDAHSVVSSVAFSAMSLSLSRNVPFVFEELMYFFMGIFIAQMMKIKMLLGFSVGVVLSFCFVILHSRVDEAHDRTESVGIQDEQLQVAIDVASLQAGGENHGIAWVMQRVRQAAQRSGTRPESIRVVAVSKTKPVSMIRELYDAGHRCFGENYVQEIIEKASQLPQDIEWHFIGNLQSNKVKPLLSGVPNLAMLEVVDNQKVANHLDRMVSTLKRNPLKVLVEVNTSGEESKYGIDPSNCVDLAKHVKLSCPNLVFSGLMTIGRPDYTSTPENFKTLSNCRTEVCKALEMPEEQCELSMGMSGDFELAIEMGSTNVRIGSTIFGPRDYSKKQE, from the exons ATGGTGCAATTGAGCAAGCAAGAAAGGTTGTGGAGATTGGTAAGTGTTGTTTCAGCTGTAATTGGATTAATCTGTTACGCTCTCAGCTCCTCCTTCAACCATCTCTTCGGAAACTGGAAACCATGGAAGATCATTTTCTACACTCTCTTCAGTTCCATCACTTTCCTCGTCGCCGTTCTTGCAAAGGATTGGAAAAAATCAACAACTCTTAGATTCATAGCAAGCAAGTGGCAGCGCTTCAGAATCATTCGGTTCAGATCTGTGACTACATTCTTGGTTATGGTCTCCACCAccgtcttctccttcttctccgaTAGAGCCGCCGCAGAGGTCGCAAAACCAGATGCACACAGCGTGGTTTCGTCTGTTGCTTTTTCCGCCATGTCACTTAGCTTGTCAAGAAACGTCCCCTTCGTATTCGAggaactcatgtacttcttcaTGGGAATCTTTATAGCTCAGATGATGAAGATTAAGATGCTGTTGGGATTTTCTGTTGGAGTAGTGCTTAGCTTTTGCTTTGTGATTCTGCATTCCCGTGTAGATGAAGCTCATGATCGAACAGAAAGTGTTGGAATCCAAGATGAGCAGCTTCAAGTGGCCATTGATGTAGCTTCACTGCAAGCCGGTGGTGAAAATCACGGAATCGCGTGGGTGATGCAGCGGGTCCGGCAAGCGGCTCAGAGATCTGGAACCCGACCCGAATCAATCCGGGTTGTGGCCGTCTCCAAGACGAAGCCGGTTTCTATGATTCGGGAACTTTACGACGCAGGTCACCGCTGCTTCGGCGAGAACTACGTCCAAGAAATTATCGAAAAGGCTTCTCAG CTTCCGCAAGACATTGAGTGGCACTTCATTGGGAATTTGCAAAGCAACAAAGTCAAACCGCTTTTGA GTGGAGTTCCAAATCTGGCCATGCTCGAGGTGGTCGACAATCAGAAG GTGGCAAATCATCTTGACCGTATGGTTTCAACCCTTAAAAGAAATCCGCTGAAAGTCTTGGTGGAAGTAAATACAAGTGGAGAAGAAT CCAAATATGGTATTGATCCTTCCAATTGTGTTGATCTTGCTAAACATGTAAAATTGAGTTGTCCGAACCTCGTGTTCTCCGGCTTGATGACAATAGGGAGGCCTGACTACACCTCAACTCCAGAGAACTTTAAG ACCCTATCCAATTGCAGAACTGAAGTTTGCAAGGCACTTGAGATGCCTGAGGAGCAATGTGAACTGTCAATGGGCATGTCCGGCGATTTTGAGTTAGCG
- the LOC107468877 gene encoding uncharacterized protein LOC107468877, which yields MHFLDIRCVSCSLLNHSHIHLLKMAAPVVAEGAAVLAFRSVMQRVRQAADRSGTLPESIRVVAVSKTKPVSMIRQLYDAGHRCFGENYVQEIVDKAPQLPQDIEWHFIGHLQSNKVKTLLGGVPNLAMFEGVDNQKVANNLDRMVSTLGRNPLKVLVQVNTSGEESKSGIDPSNCVDLAKHVKSSCPNLVFSGLMTIGRPDYTSTPENFKTLSNCRTEVCKALEMPEEQCELSMGMSGDFELSSQIEMGSTNVRIGSTIFGPRDYSKKQE from the exons ATGCATTTCCTTGATATCCGTTGTGTTTCGTGTTCGTTGCTCAACCACTCCCACATCCATCTTCTTAAAATGGCTGCTCCGGTAGTTGCGGAGGGCGCGGCCGTCTTGGCGTTCCGGTCGGTGATGCAGCGGGTCCGGCAAGCGGCTGATAGATCCGGCACCCTACCCGAATCAATCAGGGTCGTCGCCGTCTCCAAGACGAAGCCGGTTTCCATGATTCGGCAACTTTACGACGCAGGCCACCGCTGCTTCGGCGAGAACTATGTCCAAGAAATCGTCGACAAGGCTCCTCAG CTTCCACAAGACATTGAGTGGCATTTCATTGGGCATTTGCAAAGCAACAAAGTCAAAACGCTTTTGG GTGGAGTTCCAAATCTGGCCATGTTTGAGGGTGTCGACAATCAGAAG GTGGCAAATAATCTTGACCGTATGGTTTCAACCCTTGGAAGAAATCCGCTGAAAGTCTTGGTGCAAGTAAATACAAGTGGAGAAGAAT CCAAATCGGGTATTGATCCTTCCAATTGTGTTGATCTTGCTAAACATGTaaaatcgagttgtccgaaccTCGTGTTCTCCGGCTTGATGACAATAGGGAGGCCTGACTACACCTCAACTCCAGAGAACTTTAAG ACCCTATCCAATTGCAGAACTGAAGTTTGCAAGGCACTTGAGATGCCTGAGGAGCAATGTGAACTGTCAATGGGCATGTCCGGCGATTTTGA ATTGTCTTCTCAGATTGAAATGGGTAGTACAAATGTGAGAATTGGGTCCACAATATTTGGACCAAGGGATTATTCAAAGAAACAAGAATAG